The following are encoded together in the Glycine max cultivar Williams 82 chromosome 8, Glycine_max_v4.0, whole genome shotgun sequence genome:
- the LOC100785176 gene encoding short-chain dehydrogenase TIC 32, chloroplastic isoform X2, translating into MAVRSVDSGKNVKETILKEIPSAKIDVMELDLSSMASVRKFAADFNSSGLPLNILINNAGVMATPFTLSQDNIELQFATNHLGHFLLTNLLLETMKKTVRECNQEGRIVILSSEAHRFAYHEGIQFDKINDESGYSSYFAYGQSKLANILHANELARHLKEEGVEITVNSLHPGSIVTNILRYHDYINAVANMVGKYFLKNVQQGAATQCYVALHPQVKGISGEYFMDSNKGTPASLAKDSELAKKLWEFSLSLTNPK; encoded by the exons ATGGCAGTAAGGAGTGTGGACAGTGGTAAGAATGTCAAAGAAACAATACTTAAGGAAATTCCCTCCGCTAAAATTGATGTCATGGAATTAGATCTAAGCTCTATGGCATCGGTAAGGAAATTTGCAGCAGATTTTAATTCTTCTGGTCTTCCACTCAATATCCTAAT TAACAATGCAGGGGTGATGGCAACTCCATTCACGCTTTCCCAAGACAATATTGAATTGCAGTTCGCAACCAATCATTTAG GCCATTTTCTCTTGACAAACCTTTTGTTAGAAACTATGAAAAAAACAGTACGAGAATGCAACCAGGAAGGAAGAATAGTTATTCTATCATCAGAGGCACACAGATTTGCTTATCATGAAGGGATTCAATTTGATAAGATCAATGATGAATCGGG GTATAGCAGTTATTTTGCTTATGGACAATCAAAGCTTGCTAATATTTTACATGCAAATGAGCTTGCAAGGCACTTGAAG GAAGAAGGAGTGGAAATAACTGTCAACTCCCTTCATCCTGGATCAATTGTTACAAATATTCTGCGATACCATGACTATATTAATG CTGTTGCTAATATGGTGGGCAAGTACTTCCTTAAAAATGTGCAACAG GGAGCTGCAACTCAATGTTATGTGGCATTGCATCCACAAGTCAAGGGAATATCTGGTGAATACTTTATGGATAGCAATAAGGGAACCCCAGCCTCTCTGGCTAAAGATTCAGAGCTGGCAAAAAAACTATGGGAATTCAGCTTAAGCCTGACTAATCCAAAGTAG
- the LOC100814422 gene encoding mitogen-activated protein kinase kinase kinase YODA: MRLWWGKSSSKESKRKANKETIIDTIQRKLKNTSEEKCNNKSGRSRRHHDDAISKKGSRSLTPSTSASPSTHVSRVPSFTERPLSQPLPLPGSHLPAAIDVSSGVILTSKLERAIGSKLSLNFPLQKPGYVSNKEDPTDAAGDIASASVSSDSSIDSGNSFDSPHLVSPLASDCENGNPATINSSLSVVHRNQSLITIQRNSRASSKSSPQLCNNKTSSTSPRGAPLHLQNLKIAQPGGLCSAPDSSVSSPSRNQMGAFGPEQMLNSELHTGKPYPDIPSGRCYNPVSGRDSGHNSVGGDISGQMILPQNKRSPECSSIPSPRITSPGPSSRTQSGTVTPLHPKAGGAAAEAPTRRPDDVKQKNHQLAIPPITATKSCPFSPTYSALTTPSAPRSPGRSENSSSPGSRWKKGQLLGRGTFGHVYLGFNRECGEMCAMKEVTLFSDDAKSRESAQQLGQEIAMLSQLRHPNIVQYYGSETVDDRLYVYLEYVSGGSIYKLVKEYGQLGEIAIRNYTRQILLGLAYLHTKNTVHRDIKGANILVDPSGRIKLADFGMAKHISGSSCPFSFKGSPYWMAPEVIKNSNGCNLAVDIWSLGCTVLEMATTKPPWSQYEGVAALFKIGNSKELPTIPDHLSEDGKDFVRLCLQRNPLNRPSAAQLLDHPFVKNAMLERSILTAVPSEDPTAIINAVRSLAVGPVKHNLCLDSEVAGIYPLRSLRTGSGSSNAHTPRNISCPVSPSLPYKSLHRSGRMSPSPIPSPNTASGSSSPLTSGGGAIPFHQTKQPLFSHEVVGMIQKSQNGAIPTGRPCAVSGSSSPRTSGGGVVPFHQTKKTLLSYEVVGMIQKSRNGAIPISSPHTASGSSSPLTSGGGAIPFHQTKQPLFSNEVVAMIQKSQSGAIPISSPRTGSGSSSPLTSGGGAIPFHQTNQPLFSHEVVGMIQKPPNVFYSNGNTAYQGSKHEQFGRNLQTTHPCWDVVSSDNDALPNHSRRAVQGDPIKFRDEKSCLADCVSQQLLRDYVRLNACLDNKLNTPNPDCINGL; the protein is encoded by the exons ATGCGGTTGTGGTGGGGAAAGTCTTCTTCCAAAGAGTCGAAGAGGAAGGCAAACAAGGAAACTATTATTGATACAatacagcggaaattaaagaataCTTCTGAAGAGAAGTGCAACAATAAATCAGGAAGGTCAAGGAGACATCATGATGATGCCATATCTAAGAAGGGTTCTAGATCTCTCACACCTTCAACATCAGCATCACCCTCAACACATGTGTCTCGCGTTCCAAGTTTTACAGAAAGGCCTCTTTCTCAACCACTCCCATTACCAGGGTCACATCTTCCAGCTGCCATTGATGTAAGTTCTGGAGTTATTTTAACATCAAAACTGGAAAGAGCCATAGGCTCTAAGCTATCTCTGAATTTTCCTCTTCAAAAACCTGGCTATGTATCAAACAAGGAAGATCCTACAGATGCAGCAGGAGATATAGCCTCTGCATCTGTTTCTAGTGACAGCTCAATTGATAGTGGCAACTCATTTGATTCGCCACATCTTGTTAGTCCACTGGCATCTGACTGTGAAAATGGAAACCCAGCCACCATTAATAGTTCTTTAAG TGTGGTGCACAGGAATCAGTCACTTATTACTATCCAAAGAAACTCAAGAGCATCCTCAAAATCATCTCCTCAGTTGTGCAATAATAAAACTTCATCAACCTCACCAAGAGGGGCTCCATTACATCTGCAAAATCTGAAAATAGCTCAACCAGGTGGTTTGTGTAGTGCTCCAGATAGTTCAGTGTCAAGTCCTTCTAGAAATCAAATGGGAGCATTTGGACCTGAGCAAATGTTGAACTCTGAATTACACACAGGAAAGCCTTATCCAGATATACCTTCTGGGCGCTGCTATAATCCAGTTTCGGGTCGTGATTCTGGTCATAATTCAGTTGGGGGGGATATTTCAGGACAGATGATTTTGCCACAGAACAAGCGTAGCCCTGAGTGTTCTTCAATACCTAGTCCCAGAATTACAAGCCCTGGTCCCAGTTCCAGGACACAGAGTGGTACTGTGACCCCTCTGCATCCTAAAGCTGGAGGCGCTGCAGCAGAAGCACCTACAAGACGTCCTGATGAtgtgaaacaaaaaaatcatcagTTAGCAATTCCTCCAATAACAGCCACTAAATCTTGTCCATTTTCTCCAACCTATTCTGCATTGACAACTCCTTCAGCCCCTCGTAGTCCTGGCAGATCAGAAAATTCATCAAGCCCAGGTTCACGCTGGAAAAAGGGGCAGTTGCTTGGAaggggaacatttggacatgtATATCTTGGTTTTAACAG AGAATGTGGTGAGATGTGTGCAATGAAGGAGGTAACCCTTTTTTCTGATGATGCTAAATCAAGGGAAAGTGCGCAGCAACTTGGCCAA GAAATTGCAATGCTTAGTCAGTTGCGGCATCCAAATATTGTTCAGTATTATGGATCTGAGACG GTAGATGACAGACTTTATGTATACTTGGAGTATGTCTCTGGTGGGTCAATCTATAAGCTGGTTAAAGAATATGGCCAGTTAGGTGAAATTGCTATTCGTAATTATACTCGGCAAATTCTATTAGGACTTGCGTATTTGCACACCAAGAACACTGTTCACAG GGACATTAAAGGAGCAAACATATTGGTGGACCCTAGTGGGCGGATAAAATTGGCAGATTTTGGGATGGCAAAGCAT ATAAGCGGGTCCTCTTGtccattttctttcaaaggAAGTCCTTACTGGATGGCACCTGAG gttataaaaaattcaaatggttgtaATCTTGCGGTTGATATATGGAGTCTAGGATGCACTGTTTTGGAGATGGCAACAACAAAACCTCCTTGGAGCCAATATGAAGGG GTTGCTGCTTTGTTTAAGATTGGGAATAGCAAGGAACTTCCTACAATTCCAGATCATCTATCAGAAGATGGAAAAGATTTTGTCAGGCTTTGTTTGCAAAGGAATCCTCTAAATCGTCCCTCAGCTGCTCAACTTCTAGATCATCCATTTGTTAAAAATGCTATGCTGGAAAGATCCATTTTAACTGCCGTTCCTTCAGAAGATCCAACTGCCATAATAAATGCAGTGAGATCTCTG GCCGTTGGACctgtaaaacataatttatgcTTAGACTCAGAAGTGGCTGGGATCTATCCACTCAGAAGCTTGAGAACTGGTTCTGGATCAAG CAATGCTCATACACCAAGGAACATCTCTTGTCCCGTTTCTCCCTCTTTGCCTTATAAATCATTGCATAGAAGTGGAAGAATGTCTCCTTCTCCAATACCCAGCCCTAATACTGCATCTGGCTCATCTTCACCACTAACCAGTGGTGGCGGTGCTATTCCATTTCATCAGACAAAGCAACCACTATTTTCACATGAAGTTGTGGGTATGATCCAAAAGTCTCAGAATGGCGCTATTCCAACAGGTAGACCTTGTGCTGTGTCTGGCTCATCTTCACCACGAACCAGTGGCGGTGGTGTTGTCCCATTTCATCAGACAAAGAAGACACTATTATCATATGAAGTTGTGGGTATGATCCAAAAGTCTCGGAATGGTGCTATTCCAATATCTAGCCCTCATACTGCATCTGGTTCATCTTCGCCACTAACCAGTGGTGGTGGTGCCATTCCATTTCATCAGACAAAGCAACCACTATTCTCAAATGAAGTTGTGGCTATGATCCAAAAGTCTCAAAGTGGTGCTATTCCTATATCTAGCCCTCGTACTGGGTCTGGGTCATCTTCGCCACTAACCAGTGGTGGCGGTGCTATTCCATTTCATCAGACAAATCAACCACTATTCTCACATGAAGTTGTGGGTATGATCCAAAAGCCTCCGAATGTTTTTTATTCAAATGGAAATACTGCTTATCAGGGGTCTAAGCATGAGCAGTTTGGGAGAAACTTGCAAACTACACATCCTTGCTGGGATGTAGTTTCATCTGATAATGATGCTCTTCCAAACCATTCCAGGAGGGCTGTCCAGGGAgacccaataaaatttcgtGATGAGAAGTCATGCTTGGCTGATTGTGTGTCACAGCAACTGTTGAGGGATTATGTTCGCCTAAATGCATGCCTTGATAATAAGCTCAATACCCCAAATCCTGATTGCATTAATGGCTTGTGA
- the LOC100814955 gene encoding uncharacterized protein yields the protein MRGTNVNDGRADNNNTLDTINAAAFAIASAQNRVSQPSTQKKRWGSWLGKIGCFGYQKSRKRIGHAVLVPEPTCNGADPAASSNQAPSITLPFVAPPSSPASFFQSEPPSTGVSPGGPASIFAIGPYAHETQLVSPPVFSASSTAPFTPPFTTPSSPEVPFAQLLDPNNKNAETFQRFQISHYDFQSYQFHPGSPVAQLISPRSTISSPLPDSEFNATFSHILDFPIADPPKLLNLDSKLSACENRKSNHGSGSLTPDAARSTTQSAFLSNHWVSEIKMSPHPSNNRLNEISINHRVSFELSAQKVLKSLENKPAASVWTNVVSKLKNDAPTTDKEEKSVEAVLDEKQVVKEAHNDQPLEEITLGGEKATTTVHEKDQSLTLSSAKEFNFDNADGGDSLAPNIVADWWANEKVAGKEREASKDWSFFPLIQPGVS from the exons ATGCGAGGAACTAATGTAAATGATGGAAGAGCTGATAACAACAACACTTTAGATACTATAAACGCTGCTGCTTTTGCCATAGCCTCTGCCCAGAACCGCGTTTCCCAGCCTTCTACCCAG AAGAAAAGATGGGGGAGCTGgttgggcaaaattgggtgttttGGATATCAAAAAAGCCGAAAGCGCATTGGGCATGCTGTCCTAGTTCCAGAACCAACCTGCAATGGAGCTGATCCTGCTGCTAGTTCAAATCAAGCACCTAGTATAACGCTTCCCTTTGTGGCACCTCCCTCATCTCCTGCATCTTTCTTTCAATCAGAACCTCCCTCAACTGGTGTGTCTCCTGGTGGCCCTGCCTCAATCTTTGCCATTGGCCCTTATGCCCATGAAACCCAATTAGTCTCACCGCCGGTTTTCTCGGCTTCATCCACTGCTCCTTTCACTCCACCTTTCACCACTCCTTCTTCCCCCGAGGTTCCTTTTGCTCAGCTACTTGACCCCAATAATAAGAACGCTGAAACCTTTCAGAGGTTCCAAATATCTCACTATGACTTCCAATCCTATCAGTTTCATCCTGGAAGTCCAGTTGCTCAACTCATATCACCAAGATCCACCATCTCATCGCCACTCCCTGACTCTGAATTTAATGCCACTTTCTCCCATATCCTTGATTTCCCGATAGCAGACCCTCCCAAGCTTCTCAACTTAGATAGTAAACTTTCTGCTTGTGAAAACCGGAAGTCAAACCATGGTTCCGGGTCTCTGACACCCGATGCTGCGAGGTCCACAACTCAATCCGCTTTTCTTTCAAATCATTGGGTTTCTGAGATCAAAATGTCCCCACATCCAAGCAATAATCGCCTCAATGAGATTAGTATAAATCATAGAGTTTCCTTTGAGTTATCAGCCCAAAAAGTGCTAAAATCTCTGGAAAACAAGCCAGCAGCATCAGTGTGGACTAATGTGGtgtcaaaattgaaaaatgatgctCCAACAActgacaaagaagaaaaatccgTAGAAGCTGTGCTCGATGAAAAACAAGTAGTTAAAGAAGCTCACAATGATCAACCACTGGAAGAAATCACTTTGGGTGGAGAAAAGGCAACAACAACAGTTCATGAGAAGGATCAGTCCTTAACACTTTCTTCTGCTAAAgaattcaattttgataatGCAGATGGAGGAGATTCGCTTGCTCCCAATATAGTTGCTGACTGGTGGGCTAATGAGAAAGTTGCAGGGAAGGAGAGAGAGGCATCCAAGGATTGGTCCTTTTTCCCATTGATTCAACCTGGTGTCAGCTAA
- the LOC100797171 gene encoding BTB/POZ domain-containing protein At5g41330: MPPFAGSEPVGFPKPDSNIVSIDVGGQLFQTTKQTLTSAGPKTFFSRIAAESSGLHTPFVDRDPELFSLLLSLLRTGNLPSKAKAFDLQDLIIESKFYGIESLLVNSLSNPSQLEPFNLQKSLLLPLNGRDSPSALAATASGALHVAHGSKITSFDWSLRRKSTVLTQFTAVDSLLALSPALAAAGANDFSGLQILDLEKGRVRETINWENVTKSGSTVQAIGSSPENMFVSFESSRRNSNSIMVYDLHTLTPVTEISHNEIFGANIDSAIPATKLQWIEGYNLLMASGSHSGPSGVNGNIRLWDVRSGNVVWEVSEKVDCFADVAVCDSLSVIFKVGVNSGEASYVDLRNLSSGGENAWVCLGDNKRKILNGKKEGFGCKVETQGNQVFCTKGGEVELWSEVVMGSGNSSGRIFKKNLMGRVRDMGGAKITNLAFGGSTMFLTRKDQQCVEVWQSSSREF; this comes from the coding sequence ATGCCACCTTTTGCCGGCTCCGAACCAGTTGGGTTCCCGAAGCCAGATTCCAACATAGTTTCCATTGACGTGGGAGGCCAACTGTTCCAAACCACGAAACAGACACTAACCTCGGCGGGTCCGAAAACCTTCTTCTCCAGAATTGCGGCGGAATCTTCTGGACTCCACACCCCCTTCGTAGACAGAGACCCAGAACTCTTCTCGctccttctctctcttctcaGAACCGGTAACCTTCCCTCAAAGGCCAAAGCTTTCGATCTCCAAGACCTAATCATCGAGTCTAAATTCTACGGCATCGAGTCCCTCCTCGTCAATTCCCTTTCCAACCCTTCTCAATTGGAACCTTTTAATCTCCAAAAATCGCTTCTTTTACCCTTGAACGGACGCGATTCCCCCTCCGCCCTCGCCGCCACCGCTTCCGGCGCCCTCCACGTCGCGCACGGCAGCAAGATCACCTCCTTCGACTGGTCCCTCCGCCGCAAATCCACCGTCCTGACTCAATTTACCGCCGTGGATTCCCTCCTCGCCCTCTCGCCGGCCCTCGCCGCCGCCGGCGCCAACGACTTCTCCGGCCTCCAGATCCTCGACCTCGAGAAGGGGCGCGTCAGGgaaaccataaattgggaaaaCGTCACCAAATCCGGCTCCACCGTCCAAGCCATCGGATCCTCGCCGGAAAACATGTTCGTGAGCTTCGAATCTTCCCGCAGAAACTCGAATTCGATAATGGTTTACGATTTGCATACCCTAACACCCGTCACGGAGATCAGTCACAACGAGATCTTCGGCGCGAACATCGATTCGGCGATTCCGGCGACGAAGTTGCAATGGATTGAGGGATATAATTTGCTAATGGCTTCTGGATCCCACAGTGGGCCCTCGGGCGTGAACGGGAACATACGGTTGTGGGATGTTAGGTCCGGCAACGTTGTTTGGGAGGTTTCTGAGAAGGTAGATTGTTTTGCTGACGTGGCGGTTTGTGATTCGTTGTCGGTTATTTTTAAGGTTGGGGTGAATTCGGGGGAGGCATCCTACGTGGACTTGCGGAATTTGAGTAGCGGCGGTGAGAACGCGTGGGTTTGTCTCGGAGAcaataaaaggaaaattttgaatGGGAAGAAGGAAGGGTTTGGTTGCAAGGTTGAAACGCAGGGGAATCAAGTGTTTTGCACCAAGGGTGGTGAAGTGGAGTTATGGTCGGAGGTTGTAATGGGGTCTGGGAACAGCAGTGGGAGGATCTTCAAGAAGAACTTGATGGGGAGAGTCAGGGATATGGGTGGGGCCAAGATTACCAATTTGGCCTTTGGAGGGAGCACCATGTTCTTGACTAGGAAGGATCAGCAATGTGTTGAGGTGTGGCAGAGTTCTTCTAGGGAATTTTGA